Proteins encoded within one genomic window of Mycolicibacterium monacense:
- the rpmF gene encoding 50S ribosomal protein L32, producing MAVPKRRMSRSNTRSRRAQWKAKPTELVGVTVAGQQHKVPRRLLKAARLGLIDLDRR from the coding sequence ATGGCTGTGCCCAAGCGCAGAATGTCGCGTTCGAACACTCGTAGCCGTCGCGCGCAGTGGAAGGCCAAGCCCACCGAACTCGTCGGTGTGACCGTCGCCGGCCAGCAGCACAAGGTGCCTCGTCGCCTGCTCAAGGCCGCCCGTCTCGGGCTCATCGACCTCGATCGTCGCTAG
- a CDS encoding response regulator transcription factor — protein sequence MRILVVDDDRAVRESLRRSLSFNGYSVELAQDGVEALDLIANNRPDAVVLDVMMPRLDGLEVCRQLRSTGDDLPILVLTARDSVSERVAGLDAGADDYLPKPFALEELLARMRALLRRTSPDEGPDSPALTFLDLTLDPVTREVTRGSRQISLTRTEFALLEMLIANPRRVLTRSRILEEVWGFDFPTSGNALEVYIGYLRRKTEASGEPRLIHTVRGVGYVLRETPP from the coding sequence GTGCGCATACTTGTCGTCGACGACGATCGCGCGGTGCGAGAATCCCTGCGCCGGTCCCTGTCCTTCAACGGATATTCGGTCGAGTTGGCCCAGGACGGTGTCGAAGCTCTCGACCTGATCGCCAACAACCGGCCCGACGCCGTGGTGCTGGACGTGATGATGCCCCGGCTCGACGGCCTCGAGGTGTGCCGGCAGCTTCGCAGCACCGGCGACGACCTGCCGATCCTGGTGCTGACGGCCCGTGACTCGGTGTCCGAGCGGGTCGCCGGACTCGATGCCGGCGCCGACGACTACCTGCCCAAACCGTTCGCGCTCGAGGAACTGCTCGCGCGGATGCGGGCCCTGCTGCGCCGCACCTCGCCCGACGAGGGCCCCGATTCCCCGGCGCTGACCTTTCTCGATCTGACCCTGGACCCGGTCACCCGCGAGGTGACCCGCGGGTCCCGGCAGATCAGCCTCACCCGCACCGAGTTCGCGTTGCTGGAGATGCTGATCGCCAATCCGCGCCGCGTGCTCACCCGCAGCCGCATCCTCGAGGAAGTGTGGGGCTTCGACTTCCCGACCTCGGGGAACGCGCTCGAGGTGTACATCGGCTATTTGCGCCGGAAGACCGAAGCGTCCGGGGAGCCGCGACTGATCCACACCGTGCGCGGTGTGGGGTACGTGCTCCGCGAGACGCCCCCCTGA
- a CDS encoding HAMP domain-containing sensor histidine kinase → MTLPPQPSRLKPPRNTSSLSLRWRVMLLAMSMVAMVVVLMSVAVYAVVSRALYDDIDNQLHSRARLLIESGSLAADPGKAIEGTAYSDVNAMLVNPGRSIYTANQQGQTLPLGEAEKDVISGELLLSLRTANHQRILAVHLTNGSSLLISKSLAPTGQVLGRLGTVLLIVGGVGVAVAAIAGGMVARAGLRPVGRLTQAAERVARTDDLRPIPVFGSDELARLTEAFNMMLRALTESRERQARLVSDAGHELRTPLTSLRTNVELLMASQAPGAPRLPEEEMAGLRADVIAQIEELSTLVGDLVDLTRDEAGGVVYETVDMAEVVDRSLERVRRRRNDIEFDVNVVGWQVYGDAAGLARAVLNLLDNAAKWSPPGGRVGVRLTQTDPVHAELVVSDRGPGIPEAERRLVFERFYRSTAARAMPGSGLGLAIVKQVVLKHGGALRVEDTVPGGNPPGTSFYVMLPGRPLTPGGNGTAPVPAAQFDPDMRSAGSRADRRVIKNTETNGKSRSASKEL, encoded by the coding sequence ATGACCCTGCCACCTCAACCGTCGCGGCTGAAACCCCCGCGCAACACCAGTTCCCTGTCGTTGCGGTGGCGAGTGATGCTGCTGGCGATGTCGATGGTGGCGATGGTCGTGGTGCTGATGTCGGTCGCCGTGTACGCCGTCGTGTCCCGGGCGCTCTACGACGACATCGACAACCAACTGCACAGCCGCGCGCGCCTGCTGATCGAGAGCGGCTCGTTGGCCGCCGACCCCGGTAAGGCGATCGAGGGCACCGCGTACTCGGACGTCAACGCGATGCTGGTGAACCCGGGCCGGTCGATCTACACCGCCAACCAGCAGGGGCAGACGCTTCCGCTCGGTGAGGCCGAGAAGGACGTCATCTCCGGTGAGCTGCTGCTGTCGCTGCGGACGGCGAACCATCAGCGCATCCTCGCCGTGCATCTCACCAACGGCAGTTCGCTCCTCATCTCCAAGAGCCTGGCGCCGACGGGTCAGGTGCTCGGCCGCCTCGGCACGGTGCTGCTGATCGTCGGCGGGGTCGGGGTGGCGGTCGCGGCCATCGCGGGCGGGATGGTCGCCAGGGCGGGGCTGCGGCCGGTGGGCCGCTTGACCCAGGCGGCCGAACGGGTGGCCCGCACCGACGATCTGCGGCCGATCCCGGTCTTCGGCAGCGACGAACTCGCCCGTCTCACCGAGGCGTTCAACATGATGCTGCGGGCGCTGACGGAGTCGCGCGAACGGCAGGCGCGGTTGGTGTCCGACGCGGGCCACGAGCTGCGCACCCCGCTGACGTCTCTGCGCACCAACGTCGAACTGCTGATGGCCTCGCAGGCGCCGGGCGCGCCCCGGCTGCCCGAGGAGGAGATGGCCGGGCTGCGGGCCGATGTGATCGCCCAGATCGAGGAACTGTCCACGCTGGTGGGCGATCTGGTCGACCTCACCCGCGACGAAGCGGGCGGGGTGGTCTACGAGACCGTCGACATGGCCGAGGTGGTCGACCGCAGCCTCGAGCGAGTTCGGCGGCGGCGCAACGACATCGAGTTCGACGTCAACGTCGTCGGCTGGCAGGTCTACGGCGACGCCGCGGGGCTGGCCCGGGCCGTGCTCAATCTCCTTGACAATGCGGCGAAGTGGAGCCCGCCCGGTGGTCGGGTCGGAGTCCGCTTGACCCAGACGGATCCGGTCCACGCCGAACTCGTCGTATCCGACCGGGGCCCGGGGATACCGGAAGCCGAACGCAGGCTGGTGTTCGAGCGGTTCTACCGTTCGACGGCTGCGCGCGCGATGCCCGGCTCCGGACTCGGCTTGGCGATCGTCAAACAGGTCGTCCTCAAACACGGTGGCGCACTGCGGGTCGAGGACACGGTGCCGGGCGGCAACCCGCCGGGCACCTCGTTCTACGTGATGCTGCCGGGCCGTCCGCTGACCCCGGGCGGTAACGGAACCGCGCCGGTGCCGGCGGCGCAGTTCGACCCCGACATGCGTTCGGCCGGCTCGCGCGCGGACCGACGGGTGATCAAGAACACTGAGACGAACGGCAAGTCTCGGTCCGCTTCGAAGGAACTCTAA
- a CDS encoding trypsin-like peptidase domain-containing protein, translating into MTNHPRYSPPPQQQPGHRPVGPDTGYQGADPYSQQQPYDWRYAAQPQQQFRAPYDPYRGAAQPTAVMPQPRPTQKRSRAGALTVGALAVAVVSAGIGGGVATMVQQDRPSFGSSITGAAPSVPAAALPAGSVEQVAAKVVPSVVKLETNLGRASEEGSGIILTSDGLILTNNHVVAAAADGPGAPGGAQTKVILSDGRTTSFTVVGTDPSSDIAVVRAEKVSGLTPITLGSSSDLRVGQDVVAIGSPLGLEGTVTTGIISALNRPVAAGGDTRNQNTVLDAIQTDAAINPGNSGGALVNMNGELVGVNSAIATMGGDSAQAQSGSIGLGFAIPVDQAKRIADELIQNGSASHASLGVQVSNDAATDGAKIVEVNQGGAAAAAGLPSGVVVTKVDDRVINSADALVAAVRSKAPGDKVTLTYLDPSGKPQSVQVTLGKMQQ; encoded by the coding sequence ATGACGAACCACCCGAGGTATTCGCCGCCGCCGCAACAACAGCCGGGTCACCGCCCGGTAGGCCCGGACACGGGGTATCAGGGCGCGGACCCCTACTCGCAGCAGCAGCCGTACGACTGGAGGTACGCGGCGCAACCGCAGCAGCAGTTCCGCGCGCCGTATGACCCCTACCGGGGCGCCGCCCAGCCGACCGCTGTGATGCCGCAGCCGCGCCCTACGCAAAAGCGTTCGCGCGCAGGCGCATTGACGGTCGGCGCATTGGCGGTGGCCGTGGTGTCGGCGGGTATCGGTGGCGGTGTGGCGACGATGGTCCAGCAGGACCGCCCGTCCTTCGGCAGCTCTATCACGGGTGCGGCGCCGAGCGTGCCCGCCGCCGCGCTGCCCGCGGGCTCGGTGGAGCAGGTGGCCGCCAAGGTGGTGCCGAGTGTGGTGAAGCTCGAGACGAACCTGGGCCGGGCGTCGGAGGAGGGTTCGGGCATCATCCTCACCTCCGACGGTCTGATCCTGACGAACAACCACGTCGTGGCCGCGGCCGCCGACGGTCCCGGGGCCCCCGGCGGCGCCCAGACCAAGGTGATCCTCTCCGACGGCCGCACCACGTCGTTCACCGTCGTCGGCACCGATCCCAGCAGCGACATCGCGGTGGTCCGCGCCGAGAAGGTCTCGGGCCTGACGCCGATCACGCTGGGTTCGTCGAGCGATCTGCGCGTCGGTCAGGACGTGGTCGCGATCGGTTCGCCGCTCGGGCTCGAGGGGACGGTCACCACCGGCATCATCAGCGCGCTGAACCGGCCGGTCGCCGCCGGCGGCGATACGCGCAACCAGAACACGGTTCTCGACGCCATCCAGACCGACGCCGCGATCAACCCCGGTAACTCGGGTGGTGCGCTGGTGAACATGAACGGTGAGCTGGTCGGCGTGAACTCGGCCATCGCCACCATGGGCGGTGACTCGGCGCAGGCGCAGAGCGGTTCGATCGGTCTCGGCTTCGCGATCCCCGTGGATCAGGCCAAGCGCATCGCCGACGAGTTGATCCAGAACGGCAGCGCCTCACACGCGTCGCTCGGGGTGCAGGTCAGCAACGACGCCGCGACCGACGGCGCGAAGATCGTCGAGGTCAACCAGGGTGGCGCCGCGGCGGCGGCGGGTCTGCCCAGCGGCGTGGTGGTGACCAAGGTCGACGACCGGGTGATCAACAGCGCCGATGCGCTCGTGGCGGCGGTGCGGTCCAAGGCACCCGGCGACAAGGTCACGCTGACCTATCTCGATCCGTCGGGCAAGCCGCAGAGCGTGCAGGTGACTCTCGGGAAGATGCAGCAGTGA
- a CDS encoding MogA/MoaB family molybdenum cofactor biosynthesis protein, with product MRVAASLSVPTYTVEVMEQPGELVGRALVIVVDDRTAHGDEEDHSGPLVTELLGEAGFVVDGVVVVSADEVEIRNALNTAVIGGVDLVVSVGGTGVTPRDVTPEATRDILDRELLGISEALRASGLSAGIVDAGVSRGLAGISGSTLVVNIAGSRAAVRDGMATLSPLAVQIIGQLSSLEI from the coding sequence CTGCGAGTGGCTGCGTCGCTGTCCGTGCCCACATATACGGTTGAGGTCATGGAGCAGCCAGGGGAGTTGGTGGGCCGTGCGCTCGTCATCGTCGTCGATGACCGCACCGCCCACGGCGACGAAGAGGATCACAGCGGTCCGTTGGTCACCGAGCTTCTCGGTGAGGCGGGTTTCGTCGTCGACGGTGTCGTGGTGGTGTCCGCTGACGAGGTGGAGATCCGCAACGCGCTGAACACCGCCGTGATCGGCGGGGTGGACCTCGTCGTGTCGGTCGGCGGCACTGGCGTGACGCCGCGCGACGTGACGCCGGAGGCGACGCGGGACATCCTCGACCGTGAACTCCTCGGCATCTCGGAGGCGCTGCGCGCGTCCGGGCTGTCCGCAGGCATCGTCGACGCCGGGGTGTCGCGCGGGCTGGCCGGTATCTCGGGCAGCACCCTGGTGGTCAACATCGCCGGATCCCGCGCGGCGGTGCGCGACGGCATGGCCACGCTGAGCCCGTTGGCCGTGCAAATCATCGGACAGCTATCAAGTCTGGAAATCTGA
- a CDS encoding MspA family porin: MKAISRVLIALVAAIAALFTSTGTSNAGLDNELSLVDGQGRTLTIQQWDTFLNGVFPLDRNRLTREWFHSGRAKYIVAGEGAEDFEGSLELGYQIGFPWSLGVGINFSYTTPNIAFDGLEGANFFDAGIGNEFTGIVTPPLFPGVSISADLGNGPGIQEVATFAVDVEGAEGAVAVSNAHGTVTGAAGGVLLRPYARLIASTGDSVTTYGEPWNMN; encoded by the coding sequence ATGAAGGCAATCAGTCGGGTGCTGATCGCGTTGGTGGCGGCCATCGCGGCTCTGTTCACGAGCACGGGCACCTCCAACGCAGGTCTGGACAACGAGCTCAGCCTGGTCGACGGGCAGGGCCGGACGCTGACGATTCAGCAGTGGGACACGTTCCTCAACGGGGTGTTCCCGCTGGACCGCAACCGGCTCACCCGTGAGTGGTTCCACTCGGGTCGGGCGAAGTACATCGTGGCCGGTGAGGGTGCCGAGGACTTCGAGGGTTCACTCGAGCTGGGTTACCAGATCGGCTTCCCCTGGTCGTTGGGTGTGGGCATCAACTTCAGCTACACCACCCCCAACATCGCCTTCGACGGCCTGGAAGGCGCCAACTTCTTCGACGCCGGCATCGGTAACGAGTTCACCGGCATCGTGACCCCGCCGCTGTTCCCGGGTGTGTCGATCAGCGCCGACCTGGGCAACGGCCCGGGCATCCAGGAGGTGGCCACCTTCGCCGTCGACGTGGAGGGCGCCGAGGGTGCGGTCGCGGTCTCGAACGCTCACGGCACGGTGACCGGTGCGGCCGGTGGCGTGCTGCTGCGTCCCTACGCCCGGCTGATCGCCTCGACCGGTGACAGCGTCACCACCTACGGCGAACCCTGGAACATGAACTGA
- a CDS encoding MspA family porin: MKAISRVLIALVAAIAALFTSTGTSNAGLDNELSLVDGQGRTLTIQQWDTFLNGVFPLDRNRLTREWFHSGRAKYIVAGEGAEDFEGSLELGYQIGFPWSLGVGINFSYTTPNIAFDGLDTVIVGEGGVLSPFEGIVTPPLFPGVSISADLGNGPGIQEVATFAVDVTGADGAVAVSNAHGTVTGAAGGVLLRPYARLIASSGDSVTTYGEPWNMN; the protein is encoded by the coding sequence ATGAAAGCAATCAGTCGGGTGCTGATCGCGTTGGTGGCGGCCATCGCGGCTCTGTTCACGAGCACGGGCACCTCCAACGCAGGTCTGGACAACGAGCTCAGCCTGGTCGACGGGCAGGGCCGGACGCTGACGATTCAGCAGTGGGACACGTTCCTCAACGGGGTGTTCCCGCTGGACCGCAACCGGCTCACCCGTGAGTGGTTCCACTCGGGTCGGGCGAAGTACATCGTGGCCGGTGAGGGTGCCGAGGACTTCGAGGGTTCACTCGAGCTGGGTTACCAGATCGGCTTCCCCTGGTCGTTGGGTGTGGGCATCAACTTCAGCTACACCACCCCCAACATCGCCTTCGACGGCCTGGACACGGTGATCGTGGGTGAGGGTGGAGTTCTTTCACCGTTCGAGGGCATCGTGACGCCGCCGCTGTTCCCGGGTGTGTCGATCAGCGCCGACCTGGGCAACGGCCCGGGCATCCAGGAAGTGGCCACCTTCGCCGTCGACGTCACGGGTGCCGACGGAGCGGTTGCGGTTTCGAACGCGCACGGCACGGTGACCGGCGCCGCCGGTGGCGTGCTGCTGCGTCCCTACGCCCGGCTGATCGCCTCCTCCGGTGACAGCGTCACCACCTACGGCGAACCCTGGAACATGAACTGA
- a CDS encoding MspA family porin, with product MKAISRVLIALVAAIAALFTSTGTSNAGLDNELSLVDGQGRTLTIQQWDTFLNGVFPLDRNRLTREWFHSGRAKYIVAGEGAEDFEGSLELGYQIGFPWSLGVGINFSYTTPNIAFDGLEGAGFFTPGIGDEFTGIVTPPLFPGVSISADLGNGPGIQEVATFAVDVEGAEGAVAVSNAHGTVTGAAGGVLLRPYARLIASTGDSVTTYGEPWNMN from the coding sequence ATGAAAGCAATCAGTCGGGTGCTGATCGCGTTGGTGGCGGCCATCGCGGCTCTGTTCACGAGCACGGGCACCTCCAACGCAGGTCTGGACAACGAGCTCAGCCTGGTCGACGGGCAGGGCCGGACGCTGACGATTCAGCAGTGGGACACGTTCCTCAACGGGGTGTTCCCGCTGGACCGCAACCGGCTCACCCGTGAGTGGTTCCACTCGGGTCGGGCGAAGTACATCGTGGCCGGTGAGGGTGCCGAGGACTTCGAGGGTTCACTCGAGCTGGGTTACCAGATCGGCTTCCCCTGGTCGTTGGGTGTGGGCATCAACTTCAGCTACACCACCCCCAACATCGCCTTCGACGGCCTGGAAGGCGCCGGCTTCTTCACGCCGGGCATTGGGGACGAGTTCACCGGCATCGTGACCCCGCCGCTGTTCCCGGGTGTGTCGATCAGCGCCGACCTGGGCAACGGCCCGGGCATCCAGGAGGTGGCCACCTTCGCCGTCGACGTGGAGGGTGCCGAGGGTGCGGTTGCGGTCTCGAACGCGCATGGCACGGTGACCGGTGCCGCCGGTGGCGTGCTGCTGCGTCCCTACGCCCGGCTGATCGCCTCGACCGGTGACAGCGTCACCACCTACGGCGAACCCTGGAACATGAACTGA
- a CDS encoding IS30 family transposase, which translates to MFEQGWSTGAAAREVGVNVRTARDWRKGIRHTNNTRVHPDGRVVDYTDRTVYKQSVSNLICDDTGRPAIDDRYLSVQDRVAIADGLLGKESLRTIAGRIGKNVSTVSREIRARSIDGRYLPYHADRAAASARARPKQSKLVVNVVLRGAVEEGLSRKLSPEQISNRLRRDHPDDESMQVSHETIYQALYFQARGGLKKEVQQALRTGRTRRKPHRKEGERYQRFTDPMVMISDRPAEVDDRAVPGHWEGDLITGEKNQTAIGTLVERSTRYTMLVHLPGGHDAESVRDALIATISTLPAHLRGSLTWDQGCEMAGHKQFTMATDMAVYFCDPASPWQRGSNENTNGLLRQYFPKGTDLSIYGPEDLEHVAQELNGRPRKTLGWDTPAERLRDLLLTN; encoded by the coding sequence CTGTTCGAGCAGGGTTGGTCCACCGGGGCAGCGGCGCGGGAGGTCGGTGTCAACGTGCGGACCGCGCGGGACTGGCGCAAGGGGATCCGGCACACCAACAACACGCGGGTTCACCCCGATGGTCGGGTCGTGGACTACACCGACCGGACCGTCTACAAACAGTCGGTGAGCAACCTGATCTGCGATGACACCGGACGGCCGGCCATCGATGACCGGTATCTGTCGGTCCAGGACCGAGTGGCGATCGCCGATGGCCTCCTCGGGAAGGAGTCGTTACGGACGATCGCCGGGCGGATCGGCAAAAACGTTTCCACGGTGTCGCGGGAGATTCGTGCGCGCAGCATTGATGGCCGCTATCTGCCGTATCACGCCGATCGGGCGGCTGCCTCGGCCCGGGCTCGGCCCAAGCAGTCCAAACTGGTGGTCAACGTGGTCCTGCGGGGAGCGGTTGAAGAAGGCCTGTCGCGCAAGCTGTCACCGGAGCAGATCTCCAATCGCCTCCGTCGGGATCATCCCGACGACGAGAGCATGCAGGTGAGCCACGAAACGATCTACCAAGCCCTCTACTTCCAGGCGCGCGGTGGCCTCAAAAAGGAAGTGCAGCAAGCACTTCGAACCGGGCGCACCCGACGCAAACCACACCGCAAAGAAGGCGAGCGCTATCAGCGCTTCACCGACCCGATGGTGATGATCAGCGACCGCCCAGCCGAGGTGGACGACCGTGCGGTTCCCGGGCATTGGGAAGGGGATTTGATCACCGGGGAGAAGAACCAGACCGCGATCGGCACTCTGGTCGAGCGATCGACGCGCTACACCATGCTGGTGCACCTGCCAGGCGGGCACGACGCCGAATCGGTACGGGATGCACTAATTGCGACTATCAGCACTCTTCCGGCGCATCTGCGTGGCTCACTGACTTGGGACCAAGGCTGCGAGATGGCAGGGCACAAGCAGTTCACGATGGCCACCGATATGGCCGTGTACTTCTGCGATCCGGCCAGTCCCTGGCAGCGCGGCAGCAACGAGAACACCAACGGCCTGCTGCGCCAGTACTTCCCCAAAGGCACCGACCTGAGCATCTACGGACCCGAGGACCTCGAACACGTCGCCCAAGAACTCAACGGCCGCCCACGCAAAACGCTCGGCTGGGATACCCCAGCCGAGCGCCTGCGTGATCTACTACTGACCAATTAA
- the mscL gene encoding large-conductance mechanosensitive channel protein MscL, translating into MLKGFKEFLARGNIIDLATAVVIGTAFTGLVTAFTNAVIEPLINRIGAGGEAEYGILRIGIGGGQTIDLNLVLSAIINFLLIAAVVYFVILMPYKKLRERGKVEQAQDTELSLLTEIRNILADTSGTPRQVTGPGTGPSPDTAETTSADRR; encoded by the coding sequence ATGTTGAAAGGGTTCAAAGAGTTCCTCGCACGCGGCAACATCATCGACCTGGCCACCGCCGTGGTCATCGGCACCGCGTTCACCGGGCTGGTCACGGCGTTCACCAATGCCGTCATCGAACCGCTGATCAACCGCATCGGAGCGGGTGGTGAAGCGGAGTACGGGATCCTGCGGATCGGCATCGGCGGCGGTCAGACCATAGATCTCAACTTGGTGCTGTCGGCCATCATCAACTTCCTCCTGATCGCCGCGGTGGTGTACTTCGTGATCCTCATGCCGTACAAGAAACTGCGCGAACGGGGCAAGGTGGAACAGGCCCAGGACACTGAGCTGAGCCTGCTCACCGAGATCCGCAACATCCTGGCCGACACCAGCGGTACGCCGAGGCAGGTCACCGGCCCGGGTACCGGTCCCAGCCCGGACACCGCGGAGACCACCAGCGCGGACAGACGCTGA
- a CDS encoding SAF domain-containing protein, which produces MGESLDPAPLARLTGLRPDWSRTVTARRIAAAMLVILAAVAAVRSDPDGDQVDVVVAATDLTPGMDLAESDVRVERRPLTTVPDGAATDPTAVIGMTVAGPTRRGEVLTDLRLLGPRIAEAAAGPDARIVSLQLADGALVDLVRTGDVVDVLAAPTSDTGADARPRVIATRAVVVLVSEKRQGPGAAGERAVLVALPAQAANEVAGASLTQAVTLTFH; this is translated from the coding sequence GTGGGCGAATCCCTCGATCCGGCACCGCTCGCGCGGCTGACCGGTTTGCGGCCGGACTGGAGCCGCACTGTCACCGCGCGCCGGATCGCCGCGGCGATGCTTGTAATACTCGCCGCGGTGGCGGCGGTGCGGTCCGATCCCGACGGCGACCAGGTCGACGTCGTCGTGGCCGCGACCGACCTCACGCCCGGCATGGATTTGGCCGAATCCGATGTGCGGGTCGAGCGTCGCCCGCTGACGACAGTTCCCGACGGCGCCGCGACGGACCCGACCGCGGTGATCGGCATGACGGTCGCCGGACCCACCCGGCGCGGCGAGGTGCTCACCGATCTCCGACTGCTCGGTCCGCGGATCGCCGAGGCCGCCGCCGGGCCCGACGCCCGCATCGTGTCACTGCAGTTGGCCGACGGGGCACTGGTGGATCTGGTGCGCACCGGCGATGTGGTGGACGTGCTGGCGGCACCGACGTCGGACACCGGCGCGGACGCGCGGCCCCGGGTGATCGCCACCCGTGCGGTGGTCGTGCTGGTTTCGGAGAAGCGACAGGGACCCGGCGCGGCCGGTGAGCGCGCGGTTCTGGTGGCGCTGCCGGCGCAGGCGGCCAATGAAGTTGCGGGCGCATCCTTGACGCAGGCAGTCACGCTGACCTTCCACTGA
- a CDS encoding FmdB family zinc ribbon protein: protein MPTYSYACTECANRFDAVQAFSDDALTECPQCSGRLRKLFGKVGVVFKGSGFYRTDSRESTKTSSNGSAKSSSESTSSSEKSSSSSSDSSSSASSSSSSSSSSSSTPAAAASS, encoded by the coding sequence GTGCCTACCTATTCCTATGCGTGCACCGAATGCGCCAATCGATTCGATGCCGTGCAGGCGTTCAGCGACGATGCGCTGACCGAATGCCCCCAGTGCAGCGGACGGCTCCGCAAGCTCTTCGGGAAGGTCGGAGTGGTGTTCAAGGGCAGCGGCTTCTACCGGACCGACAGCCGAGAGTCCACGAAGACGTCGAGCAACGGCTCGGCCAAGAGCTCTTCGGAGTCGACGAGCTCCTCGGAGAAGTCCAGCTCGTCGTCGAGCGATTCCTCGTCGAGTGCTTCGTCGAGTTCTTCGTCGAGTTCGTCGTCGAGTTCCACGCCGGCCGCGGCCGCCTCCAGCTGA
- a CDS encoding 5-formyltetrahydrofolate cyclo-ligase produces the protein MTSPTKSEMRAQVLQARRKVTPEAQEREAAALAAHLAGIAAPGRTVCAYVPIGSEPGSLAMLDELLARGARVLLPVARHDGAGVPTPLRWGEYRPGRLVDAQFGLREPAAPWLTADAVAEADVVLVPALAVDRCGVRLGRGAGFYDRSLGRADTAALLVAVVRDEEVVDRVPGEAHDVRMTHALTPGCGLVALRESQ, from the coding sequence GTGACGTCGCCGACGAAGTCCGAGATGCGCGCGCAGGTGTTGCAGGCCCGCCGCAAAGTGACGCCGGAGGCGCAGGAGCGTGAGGCCGCCGCGCTAGCCGCGCACCTTGCTGGAATCGCCGCGCCCGGTCGAACCGTGTGCGCCTACGTGCCGATCGGTTCCGAGCCGGGGTCGCTCGCGATGCTGGACGAACTGCTGGCGCGCGGCGCGCGGGTCCTGCTGCCGGTGGCTCGGCACGACGGGGCCGGCGTCCCGACGCCGCTGCGGTGGGGTGAGTATCGTCCGGGGCGGCTCGTCGACGCGCAGTTCGGACTGCGCGAACCGGCGGCACCGTGGCTGACGGCCGATGCGGTGGCCGAGGCCGACGTCGTACTCGTCCCGGCGTTGGCGGTGGACCGCTGCGGGGTGCGGCTGGGACGCGGCGCCGGGTTCTACGACCGCTCGCTGGGGCGGGCGGATACGGCGGCGTTGCTGGTGGCGGTGGTGCGCGACGAGGAAGTCGTCGACCGGGTACCGGGGGAAGCCCACGACGTGCGGATGACGCATGCGCTGACGCCGGGGTGTGGACTGGTCGCTCTGCGGGAATCACAGTGA
- a CDS encoding UTP--glucose-1-phosphate uridylyltransferase — translation MSRPEVPIPYTAVVPAAGLGTRFLPATKTVPKELLPVVDTPGIELVAAEAAEAGAERLVIITSEGKDGVVAHFVEDLVLEGTLEARGKKTMLEKVRRAPALIKVESVVQAEPLGLGHAVSCVEPTLSDDEDAIAVLLPDDLVLPTGVLETMSKVRAKRGGSVLCAIEVPPEKISAYGVFDVEEVPDATNPNVLRVKGMVEKPKAEDAPSPYAAAGRYVLDRAIFDALRRVKRGAGNEIQLTDAIALLIEEGHPVHVVVHRGTRHDLGNPGGYLKAAVDFALERDDYGPELRQWLVERLGLTEN, via the coding sequence ATGAGTCGGCCAGAAGTACCCATTCCGTATACCGCTGTCGTGCCCGCCGCAGGCCTGGGCACGCGTTTCCTCCCCGCCACCAAGACGGTGCCCAAGGAATTGCTGCCGGTCGTGGACACCCCCGGGATCGAATTGGTGGCCGCCGAGGCCGCCGAGGCGGGCGCCGAACGGCTCGTCATCATCACGTCCGAGGGCAAGGACGGCGTGGTCGCGCACTTCGTCGAGGACCTGGTGCTCGAGGGGACGCTCGAGGCCCGCGGTAAGAAGACCATGCTCGAGAAGGTGCGGCGCGCGCCCGCGCTGATCAAGGTGGAATCGGTGGTCCAGGCCGAACCGCTCGGCCTCGGTCACGCCGTCAGCTGCGTGGAGCCCACGCTGTCCGACGACGAGGATGCGATCGCGGTGCTGCTGCCCGACGACCTCGTGCTGCCGACCGGTGTTCTCGAGACGATGTCGAAGGTGCGCGCGAAACGCGGCGGTTCGGTGTTGTGCGCTATCGAGGTGCCGCCCGAGAAGATCAGCGCCTACGGCGTATTCGACGTCGAAGAGGTGCCCGACGCCACCAACCCCAACGTCCTGCGCGTCAAGGGGATGGTCGAGAAACCGAAGGCCGAGGATGCCCCGTCGCCGTACGCCGCGGCCGGCCGCTACGTTTTGGACCGAGCGATCTTCGACGCGCTGCGACGGGTCAAGCGGGGTGCGGGCAACGAGATCCAGTTGACCGACGCGATCGCGCTGCTGATCGAGGAGGGCCATCCGGTGCACGTGGTGGTCCACCGCGGAACCCGACACGACCTGGGAAATCCCGGCGGCTACCTCAAGGCTGCGGTTGACTTTGCGTTGGAACGCGACGACTACGGCCCCGAGCTGCGGCAGTGGTTGGTCGAGCGATTGGGCCTGACCGAGAACTAG